The Juglans regia cultivar Chandler chromosome 2, Walnut 2.0, whole genome shotgun sequence genome includes a window with the following:
- the LOC109013041 gene encoding uncharacterized protein LOC109013041 isoform X1, producing MTGASLGLRTGSYGSLQQQIQNSVLQTTQARKPSKMLLSSSREKEKLLIFICRYAVRRRVAMLLLVALALLVFVFGSFTVNKVWFLNDDAPESNITLHIGSMTPYRSNYPVSSNPPGVDDNLGSSNSSGQISLRGNDQSRASSHPPPPPPATTTTATSVTRSNPPLGHQCVNFAFPPPPPVQSKRIGPRPCPVCYLPVEQAIASMPSSPSESPVLRNLTYVHDGGSIKTETHGGSDFGGYPSLKQRNESFDIKESMAVHCGFVKGSKPGHHSGFNIDEADLLEMEQFHEVIVASAIFGNYDIIQQPKNISEAAMKNIPFYMFIDEETEAYMKNSSVLDSSKRVGLWRIIVVHNIPYTDPRRNGKVPKLLLHRIFPNVRYSVWIDGKLQLIVDPYQILERFLWRENANFAISRHYKRYDVFVEAEANKAAGKYDNSSIDDQIEFYKSEGLTPYSLAKLPITSDVPEGCVIIREHIPITNLFTCLWFNEVDRFTPRDQLSFSTVRDKMMSKVSWSINMFMDCERRNFVIQAYHRDLLEHMSPPVGQIIRSPPAFPGYNPIVRPPTKRNSRRRGDRKSGQKHHRKVVAGSRDNNSF from the exons ATGACTGGAGCGTCATTGGGTTTACGTACGGGGAGTTATGGATCACTGCAACAGCAGATACAGAACAGTGTATTGCAGACTACTCAGGCACGCAAGCCTTCTAAGATGCTTCTTTCTAGTTCAAGGGAGAAAGAAAAGCTTCTCATATTTATTTGCAGATACGCTGTCCGAAGAAGAGTTGCAATGCTCCTATTGGTTGCCCTTGCTCTTTTGGTTTTTGTATTCGGTTCCTTTACAGTTAATAAAG TTTGGTTTTTAAATGATGATGCACCAGAATCCAACATCACTTTACATATTGGAAGCATGACTCCTTATCGGTCAAATTATCCTGTATCTTCCAATCCACCAGGAGTAGATGATAATCTTGGGAGTAGTAATTCTTCTGGACAGATCTCTTTGAGAGGAAATGACCAAAGTAGAGCTTCATcccatcctcctcctcctcctcctgctACTACTACAACAGCTACAAGTGTTACACGGTCTAACCCTCCATTGGGCCATCAGTGTGTAAATTTTGCATTTCCTCCTCCCCCACCAGTTCAGAGTAAAAGGATAGGACCACGCC caTGTCCAGTATGTTACCTCCCTGTGGAGCAGGCTATAGCTAGTATGCCAAGCTCCCCATCAGAATCACCGGTGCTACGTAATTTGACCTATGTCCATGATGGAGGTTCTATTAAAACTGAAACTCATGGAGGCTCCGACTTTGGTGGATATCCTTCTCTAAAGCAGAGGAACGAGTCTTTTGATATAAAAGAGTCAATGGCAGTGCACTGTGG attTGTTAAGGGAAGCAAACCTGGGCACCATAGTGGATTTAATATTGATGAAGCTGACCTTCTAGAGATGGAGCAGTTCCACGAGGTTATTGTTGCATCGGCCATATTTG GAAACTATGATATTATTCAGCAGCCCAAGAACATTAGTGAAGCGGCAATGAAAAATATTcctttttatatgtttattgaTGAAGAGACAGAAGCTTATATGAAGAATTCTAGTGTTTTGGACAGCAGTAAAAGGGTTGGGTTATGGAGAATTATCGTCGTTCATAATATTCCATATACTGATCCAAGACGTAATGGAAAG GTTCCGAAGCTTCTATTGCACAGGATCTTCCCCAATGTACGGTATTCTGTATGGATTGATGGAAAGCTACAGCTTATTGTGGATCCATATCAAATTCTTGAGAG GTTTTTGTGGCGCGAAAATGCCAATTTTGCCATCTCAAGACACTATAAGCGCTATGACGTTTTTGTAGAGGCTGAAGCTAATAAAGCTGCTGGGAAATACGACAATTCCTCTATTGACGACCAGATTGAGTTTTACAAAAGCGAGGGTCTAACACCATATTCTTTAGCTAAGCTTCCTATAACTAGTG ATGTTCCTGAAGGTTGTGTCATCATAAGGGAGCACATTCCCATCACAAATCTATTTACCTGTCTATGGTTCAATGAAGTTGATCGTTTTACTCCCAGGGATCAGTTAAGCTTTTCCACAGTGAGGGACAAAATGATGTCAAAAGTTAGTTGGAGCATCAATATGTTTATGGATTGTGAGAGGCGTAACTTTGTGATACAG GCATACCACAGAGATTTGCTGGAGCACATGTCTCCACCAGTTGGTCAGATAATCCGTTCTCCACCTGCTTTTCCTGGTTATAATCCAATTGTAAGGCCTCCTACGAAGAGGAATAGTAGGCGAAGAGGAGATCGGAAATCTGGTCAAAAACATCATCGTAAAGTTGTTGCTGGTAGTAGAGACAACAATTCattttag
- the LOC109013041 gene encoding uncharacterized protein LOC109013041 isoform X2: protein MTGASLGLRTGSYGSLQQQIQNSVLQTTQARKPSKMLLSSSREKEKLLIFICRYAVRRRVAMLLLVALALLVFVFGSFTVNKESNITLHIGSMTPYRSNYPVSSNPPGVDDNLGSSNSSGQISLRGNDQSRASSHPPPPPPATTTTATSVTRSNPPLGHQCVNFAFPPPPPVQSKRIGPRPCPVCYLPVEQAIASMPSSPSESPVLRNLTYVHDGGSIKTETHGGSDFGGYPSLKQRNESFDIKESMAVHCGFVKGSKPGHHSGFNIDEADLLEMEQFHEVIVASAIFGNYDIIQQPKNISEAAMKNIPFYMFIDEETEAYMKNSSVLDSSKRVGLWRIIVVHNIPYTDPRRNGKVPKLLLHRIFPNVRYSVWIDGKLQLIVDPYQILERFLWRENANFAISRHYKRYDVFVEAEANKAAGKYDNSSIDDQIEFYKSEGLTPYSLAKLPITSDVPEGCVIIREHIPITNLFTCLWFNEVDRFTPRDQLSFSTVRDKMMSKVSWSINMFMDCERRNFVIQAYHRDLLEHMSPPVGQIIRSPPAFPGYNPIVRPPTKRNSRRRGDRKSGQKHHRKVVAGSRDNNSF, encoded by the exons ATGACTGGAGCGTCATTGGGTTTACGTACGGGGAGTTATGGATCACTGCAACAGCAGATACAGAACAGTGTATTGCAGACTACTCAGGCACGCAAGCCTTCTAAGATGCTTCTTTCTAGTTCAAGGGAGAAAGAAAAGCTTCTCATATTTATTTGCAGATACGCTGTCCGAAGAAGAGTTGCAATGCTCCTATTGGTTGCCCTTGCTCTTTTGGTTTTTGTATTCGGTTCCTTTACAGTTAATAAAG AATCCAACATCACTTTACATATTGGAAGCATGACTCCTTATCGGTCAAATTATCCTGTATCTTCCAATCCACCAGGAGTAGATGATAATCTTGGGAGTAGTAATTCTTCTGGACAGATCTCTTTGAGAGGAAATGACCAAAGTAGAGCTTCATcccatcctcctcctcctcctcctgctACTACTACAACAGCTACAAGTGTTACACGGTCTAACCCTCCATTGGGCCATCAGTGTGTAAATTTTGCATTTCCTCCTCCCCCACCAGTTCAGAGTAAAAGGATAGGACCACGCC caTGTCCAGTATGTTACCTCCCTGTGGAGCAGGCTATAGCTAGTATGCCAAGCTCCCCATCAGAATCACCGGTGCTACGTAATTTGACCTATGTCCATGATGGAGGTTCTATTAAAACTGAAACTCATGGAGGCTCCGACTTTGGTGGATATCCTTCTCTAAAGCAGAGGAACGAGTCTTTTGATATAAAAGAGTCAATGGCAGTGCACTGTGG attTGTTAAGGGAAGCAAACCTGGGCACCATAGTGGATTTAATATTGATGAAGCTGACCTTCTAGAGATGGAGCAGTTCCACGAGGTTATTGTTGCATCGGCCATATTTG GAAACTATGATATTATTCAGCAGCCCAAGAACATTAGTGAAGCGGCAATGAAAAATATTcctttttatatgtttattgaTGAAGAGACAGAAGCTTATATGAAGAATTCTAGTGTTTTGGACAGCAGTAAAAGGGTTGGGTTATGGAGAATTATCGTCGTTCATAATATTCCATATACTGATCCAAGACGTAATGGAAAG GTTCCGAAGCTTCTATTGCACAGGATCTTCCCCAATGTACGGTATTCTGTATGGATTGATGGAAAGCTACAGCTTATTGTGGATCCATATCAAATTCTTGAGAG GTTTTTGTGGCGCGAAAATGCCAATTTTGCCATCTCAAGACACTATAAGCGCTATGACGTTTTTGTAGAGGCTGAAGCTAATAAAGCTGCTGGGAAATACGACAATTCCTCTATTGACGACCAGATTGAGTTTTACAAAAGCGAGGGTCTAACACCATATTCTTTAGCTAAGCTTCCTATAACTAGTG ATGTTCCTGAAGGTTGTGTCATCATAAGGGAGCACATTCCCATCACAAATCTATTTACCTGTCTATGGTTCAATGAAGTTGATCGTTTTACTCCCAGGGATCAGTTAAGCTTTTCCACAGTGAGGGACAAAATGATGTCAAAAGTTAGTTGGAGCATCAATATGTTTATGGATTGTGAGAGGCGTAACTTTGTGATACAG GCATACCACAGAGATTTGCTGGAGCACATGTCTCCACCAGTTGGTCAGATAATCCGTTCTCCACCTGCTTTTCCTGGTTATAATCCAATTGTAAGGCCTCCTACGAAGAGGAATAGTAGGCGAAGAGGAGATCGGAAATCTGGTCAAAAACATCATCGTAAAGTTGTTGCTGGTAGTAGAGACAACAATTCattttag
- the LOC109013069 gene encoding uncharacterized protein LOC109013069 codes for MGSFGFFLICILHSVIALTCGGLMMFYSNEASVFGHGPDIASKLQGSTPHDQLLIRTSDSFSGLLLFSIGMLIFMVAFVKDREFQSFFAKGCVLLHIFMAVWRVCFERKIEDLAHDWMRQVVGDIALALSWVFFLIYSWREKYD; via the coding sequence ATGGGGTCATttggattttttcttatatgtatTCTCCATTCGGTGATAGCTCTGACTTGTGGAGGTTTAATGATGTTTTACTCCAATGAGGCCTCTGTGTTTGGCCATGGTCCTGATATTGCAAGTAAGCTTCAAGGATCCACGCCCCATGATCAGTTATTGATTCGAACCTCAGATTCCTTCTCTGGTTTGCTTCTCTTTTCCATTGGGATGCTTATATTCATGGTGGCTTTTGTCAAGGACAGAGAGTTCCAGAGTTTCTTTGCCAAGGGGTGTGTGCTTCTTCACATTTTCATGGCTGTTTGGAGAGTGTGCTTTGAGAGGAAGATTGAGGATCTCGCTCATGATTGGATGAGGCAGGTTGTTGGGGATATTGCATTGGCCCTTTCATGGGTGTTTTTTCTTATATACTCATGGAGGGAGAAGTATGATTAG